The proteins below come from a single Portunus trituberculatus isolate SZX2019 chromosome 2, ASM1759143v1, whole genome shotgun sequence genomic window:
- the LOC123501795 gene encoding NADH dehydrogenase [ubiquinone] 1 alpha subcomplex subunit 13-like: MAATPTQDLPPKGGYAPINFIRIPARSYFNGYQLFAGFGAVSAVAFYLYYKTYSMVRREDIEMRSGLLAIEPMLLAERDREFLKQIRRNRDEEAKLMANVEGWEVGTYRGEPIYKTVSKERFLDPVINEYFAHGHTKAYSDNAFFSLFT, encoded by the exons ATGGCAGCCACACCGACTCAAGATTTACCTCCCAAGGGAGGTTATGCCCCTATTAACTTCATCAGGATTCCAGCACGGTCCTATTTTAACG ggtACCAGCTGTTTGCAGGATTTGGGGCAGTGTCAGCCGTCGCCTTCTACCTCTACTACAAAACCTACAGTATGGTcag gcgtgAGGACATTGAGATGCGGAGTGGTCTGCTGGCCATAGAACCCATGCTGCTGGCCGAGAGAGACAGGGAGTTCCTCAAGCAGATCAGGAGGAACAGAgatgaagag GCAAAGCTGATGGCCAACGTGGAGGGGTGGGAGGTGGGCACATACCGCGGGGAGCCCATTTACAAGACAGTGTCCAAGGAGCGTTTCTTGGATCCAGTTATCAATGAATATTTTGCACACGGACACACCAAAGCATACTCCGATAATGCCTTCTTCTCTCtgtttacttag